One Panicum virgatum strain AP13 chromosome 9K, P.virgatum_v5, whole genome shotgun sequence genomic region harbors:
- the LOC120647844 gene encoding uncharacterized protein LOC120647844 produces MLGASDSVIPVFINSYASVNVKTHVPIELDLRLPNYNELDLWLPNYKKWITFFTAMCGNWMYSSISDGILDLAMVPDQTVHALCMAIRDLFQANQELHAVILPDQTAHALCTTIRDLFQANQELLILPNDVFAGDRKFGETRSIFINTLDPTPTCCRPHLPPFPFPLSLCTFSPSRIQHTSSSVPTFSTPDPAHLRASGAAAATSSEAVSGTGTSEPQARGDVEQLLCLGRPDRALARAEHAVREQDALAELEAYCGLIAEQAALVDACRECPKELREAVAGLVYAAARCGDLPELQEVRTILAAKFGREFVSAASELRSGCGVNPKIVQKLSTKQPSLESRQMQLQEIAAEKGITVRVYEPPCEGSGRSNHDHRKTKQDEERIRTPPVDDLDEEARRGGAGTKATRRMGGGGGERRGRYFFLSFFYLFDKKINKIFFI; encoded by the exons ATGCTTGGCGCCTCCGACTCCGTCATCCCggtcttcatcaactcgtaCGCCTCTGTCAACGTCAAGACTCATGTCCCCATCGAGCTTGACCTCCGGCTGCCCAACTACAACGAGCTTGACCTCTGGCTGCCCAACTACAAGAAGTGGATCACCTTCTTCACCGCCATGTGCGGCAA CTGGATGTACAGCTCCATCTCCGATGGCATTCTTGACCTCGCCATGGTGCCAGATCAGACCGTCCACGCCCTCTGCATGGCCATCCGTGATCTGTTCCAGGCGAACCAAGAGTTGCATGCCGTCATCCTGCCAGATCAGACCGCCCACGCCCTCTGCACGACCATCCGTGATCTGTTCCAGGCGAACCAGGAGTTGT TGATATTGCCCAATGATGTCTTTGCGGGTGACCGCAAGTTTGGAGAGACACGGTCGATTTTTATCAATACGCTGGACCCCACACCCACGTGTTGCCGACCACATCTCCCTCCATTCCCTTTCCCCTTATCTCTTTGCACCTTTTCTCCTTCCCGGATCCAGCACACCTCCTCCAGTGTACCTACTTTCTCCACTCCAGATCCGGCGCACCTCCGAgcgagtggcgcggcggcggcgacgagcagcGAGGCGGTGAGCGGCACAGGGACCTCCGAACCGCAGGCGCGCGGGGACGTCGAGCAGCTGCTCTGCCTGGGCCGCCCCGACCGCGCGCTGGCGCGTGCCGAGCACGCCGTCCGGGAGCAGGACGCGctcgccgagctcgaggcctACTGCGGCCTCATCGCCGAGCAGGCGGCGCTCGTCGACGCGTGCAGGGAGTGCCCCAAGGAGCtgcgggaggcggtggcgggacTCGTGTACGCCGCCGCGAGGTGTGGGGACCTGCCGGAGCTGCAGGAGGTCAGGaccatcctcgccgccaagttCGGCAGGGAGTTCgtctccgccgcctccgagctccgCAGCGGCTGCGGGGTCAACCCCAAG ATCGTGCAGAAGCTGTCGACCAAGCAGCCGAGCCTCGAGAGCCGCCAGATGCAGCTCCAGGAGATTGCTGCGGAGAAAGGGATCACCGTGCGCGTCTACGAGCCTCCCTGCGAGGGGTCCGGGCGTTCCAACCATGACCACAGGAAGACGAAGCAGGACGAGGAGAGGATCAGGACGCCACCAGTTGATGACCTGGacgaggaggcgcggcgcggcggggccggcacCAAGGCGACGCGGCGgatggggggcggcggcggggaacggAGGGGCCggtatttttttctctcttttttttatttgtttgataaaaaaattaacaaaattttttttatctga